The Bacteroidota bacterium genome window below encodes:
- a CDS encoding RecX family transcriptional regulator, with protein sequence MEITKIEQQLKNTARYNIYIDGEFVLGVYDDTLLKYQLRKGDEITAEKLAELRAYDEYNYGKSIAYKFLSYKPRSIKEVKNKLTYKKISKESVEKIIEHLKKYQFLNDESYAKMYLEQKTNSKGMGKSMVTFKMIDKGIDKEMIAKVIEENYPEDKQIEAGKKLLEKYLKKKQKIEDKNELKRKCSQYLFSRGFSYSVIGKILEIPESN encoded by the coding sequence ATGGAAATCACAAAAATTGAGCAGCAGTTAAAAAACACAGCGCGGTATAATATTTATATCGACGGTGAGTTTGTATTAGGAGTTTATGATGACACACTTCTGAAATACCAGCTTAGAAAAGGTGATGAAATCACCGCTGAAAAACTTGCTGAGCTAAGAGCTTACGATGAATACAATTACGGGAAAAGTATAGCGTATAAATTTCTATCATACAAACCCCGAAGCATAAAAGAAGTAAAGAATAAGCTCACCTATAAAAAAATTTCCAAGGAGTCCGTTGAAAAGATAATAGAGCATTTGAAAAAGTATCAGTTCCTGAATGATGAATCGTATGCTAAGATGTACCTTGAGCAGAAGACTAATTCAAAAGGAATGGGAAAGAGCATGGTTACTTTTAAAATGATTGATAAAGGCATCGATAAAGAAATGATTGCCAAAGTTATTGAAGAAAACTATCCCGAAGATAAACAGATTGAAGCCGGAAAAAAGCTTCTAGAAAAATATCTCAAGAAAAAACAGAAAATTGAAGATAAGAACGAGCTGAAAAGGAAGTGCTCCCAGTACCTGTTTTCAAGAGGATTCAGCTATTCTGTGATCGGGAAAATACTGGAAATTCCTGAAAGCAATTAA
- a CDS encoding type II toxin-antitoxin system mRNA interferase toxin, RelE/StbE family, giving the protein MIEIFWDNHFKKAYKKRTQNTPYLKRKLAIAILKFEKNPFEKSLNTHKLSGSMSEYWSFKVDYNCRIIFKFIDESKVIFYDVGTHDQVY; this is encoded by the coding sequence ATGATAGAAATATTTTGGGATAATCATTTTAAGAAAGCTTATAAAAAAAGAACCCAAAATACACCTTACCTAAAAAGAAAACTCGCTATAGCAATTTTGAAATTTGAAAAAAATCCATTTGAAAAATCTCTAAATACTCATAAGCTTTCCGGCTCAATGAGTGAATATTGGTCTTTTAAAGTTGATTATAATTGTAGAATAATATTTAAATTTATAGATGAATCGAAAGTGATATTTTATGATGTCGGTACACATGATCAGGTCTACTAA
- a CDS encoding histone deacetylase — MSKLKVFYTDKYRVPLPEGHRFPMTKYRLTREYLLKNNILKESELLEPNIATQEDILLCHSEDYYESFRTGSIDEKAIRKLGLPWSYDLFLRSLSSVGGSLSSAKSALENGVAGNLSGGTHHAFREHGEGYCVFNDFAIVSTYLQKNNLANKIAIVDLDVHQGNGTSSILKDNKNVFILDMHGEKNYPYEKIPSTLDVRLPDNTNDEQYLSVLENKLEIVFDFEPDIVLFLAGVDPLKEDALGRLALTKEGLRERDYMVLNECKKRKIPVSIALGGGYAKPIELTVECYAQTYEVVKEVFSF, encoded by the coding sequence TTGAGCAAGCTAAAAGTTTTTTATACCGATAAATACAGAGTGCCATTGCCGGAGGGACATAGATTCCCGATGACGAAATACCGCCTCACACGTGAATATCTCCTAAAAAATAATATCCTCAAAGAATCCGAATTACTCGAACCTAATATTGCAACGCAGGAAGATATTTTATTATGCCATTCGGAAGATTATTATGAATCATTCAGAACAGGTTCTATCGATGAGAAGGCAATAAGAAAGCTCGGACTTCCATGGAGTTATGATTTATTCCTCCGCTCACTTTCATCAGTCGGAGGCTCACTGTCATCGGCAAAGTCCGCTTTAGAAAATGGCGTTGCAGGCAATTTATCCGGTGGAACTCATCATGCATTCAGAGAGCATGGTGAGGGCTACTGCGTCTTCAATGACTTTGCAATCGTCAGCACTTACCTTCAAAAAAACAATCTTGCGAACAAAATTGCAATCGTTGATTTAGATGTTCACCAGGGAAATGGGACGTCATCAATTCTAAAAGACAATAAAAATGTTTTTATACTTGATATGCACGGCGAGAAGAATTATCCCTATGAAAAAATTCCTTCCACGCTTGATGTAAGATTACCTGATAACACAAATGACGAACAATACTTATCCGTTCTTGAAAACAAGCTTGAAATAGTTTTTGATTTTGAACCTGATATAGTTTTGTTTCTTGCGGGAGTTGACCCTCTTAAAGAAGATGCGCTCGGCAGACTTGCATTAACAAAAGAAGGATTGCGTGAAAGAGACTACATGGTATTAAATGAATGTAAAAAAAGAAAGATTCCCGTTTCAATCGCGCTCGGCGGCGGATATGCAAAGCCGATTGAGTTGACTGTTGAATGTTATGCGCAGACTTACGAAGTGGTGAAAGAAGTTTTTAGTTTTTAA
- a CDS encoding alpha/beta fold hydrolase, with the protein MITKNSFNIQNEYGDNLVTDIRYDESKKDLPLVIFVHGFKGFKDWGGFPYMTDKLAEAGFFVVSFNFSYNGVGEKEDELVHFTRLELFAKNTFSRELDDLGAVIDYFDDNRDKYNYDFGTLTLIGHSRGGGCVILKTSQDKRVKKLITLAAVSHYDRYTERKKKEWKEKGYIEEPNSRTGQIMRMDISLLEDLENNKERLDIQEAMKRVDVPVLILHGEQDLSVDYSNAETLHSVSNKEKTQYKLIEKTGHTFGVVHPFDGTTKAFDNVIEESIKFIKN; encoded by the coding sequence ATGATAACTAAAAATAGTTTTAATATACAAAATGAGTACGGTGATAATCTTGTAACAGATATAAGATATGACGAGAGTAAAAAGGATTTACCACTCGTAATTTTTGTTCACGGCTTTAAAGGATTTAAAGACTGGGGCGGATTTCCATACATGACTGATAAACTTGCCGAAGCAGGATTTTTTGTAGTAAGCTTTAATTTTTCCTATAATGGTGTCGGTGAAAAAGAAGATGAACTTGTACACTTTACACGTCTGGAATTATTTGCAAAGAATACATTTTCACGGGAGCTTGATGACCTTGGAGCGGTTATAGATTATTTTGATGATAACAGAGATAAATACAATTATGATTTCGGAACTCTAACACTTATAGGGCATTCCCGCGGAGGCGGCTGTGTTATTCTTAAAACTTCGCAGGATAAACGCGTTAAAAAATTAATTACACTTGCAGCCGTTTCACATTATGACAGATACACAGAAAGAAAGAAAAAAGAGTGGAAGGAAAAAGGATATATAGAGGAACCAAACTCGCGCACGGGACAAATAATGAGAATGGATATATCTCTGCTTGAAGACCTGGAAAATAATAAAGAAAGACTAGATATTCAGGAAGCAATGAAGAGAGTAGATGTGCCGGTTTTAATTCTTCACGGAGAGCAGGATTTATCCGTAGATTACTCCAATGCCGAAACTCTTCACTCTGTCAGCAATAAAGAAAAGACTCAATATAAATTAATTGAGAAGACAGGGCATACATTTGGAGTTGTGCATCCGTTCGATGGAACTACAAAAGCTTTTGATAATGTAATAGAGGAGTCGATTAAGTTTATTAAAAACTAA
- a CDS encoding GrpB family protein: MKIEIVPYNPEWKIKFEEEKKILSELLKEFNPEIEHIGSTAIEGLGAKPIVDIQIGMRKYEDLDAIVDKMIAAGYVYYKKYEDVLPGRRYFVKAANPNNDTLPKILYTYDDIFDRKEHPHLFHIHSVELDSDWWRRHIAFRDYLRNNDNARDEYYKLKVDLARKEWEDKNDYTDAKTDFVKSIEKLAGIHE, encoded by the coding sequence ATGAAAATAGAAATAGTACCATATAATCCTGAGTGGAAAATAAAGTTTGAAGAAGAGAAAAAAATTCTTTCTGAGCTGCTGAAGGAATTTAATCCTGAGATAGAGCATATCGGAAGCACGGCCATTGAGGGACTCGGCGCAAAGCCGATAGTGGATATACAAATCGGTATGAGAAAGTATGAGGACCTGGATGCTATAGTTGATAAAATGATTGCAGCAGGATATGTTTATTATAAGAAGTATGAAGATGTACTTCCCGGGAGAAGATATTTTGTGAAAGCTGCAAATCCAAATAACGACACATTGCCAAAAATTTTATATACTTATGATGATATATTTGACCGCAAAGAGCATCCGCATCTGTTTCATATTCATTCAGTAGAACTGGATAGTGACTGGTGGCGAAGGCACATAGCGTTCAGAGATTATTTAAGAAATAATGACAACGCAAGAGATGAATATTATAAACTGAAAGTTGATTTGGCTAGAAAAGAATGGGAGGATAAAAATGATTACACTGACGCGAAAACAGATTTTGTAAAATCAATTGAAAAACTGGCAGGGATACATGAGTGA
- a CDS encoding quinone-dependent dihydroorotate dehydrogenase encodes MYKIIIRPILFLFDSEKVHNFTLSFVSKFTFLHPLFKIFSGSNKTEPVNINGLVFINRLGLAAGFDKNAVALRFWNALGLSHAEIGTVTPLPQSGSEKLRLFRLKKDFGIINRMGFNNKGADEIRKNILASKKYLSKDFIVGVNIGKNKNTPNEEAVNDYITCFKKMYGVADYFTINISSPNTKGLRELQEEESLKDLLTKIKNLNKSLSEFKDEKNIFVKIAPDINDEQIRIIYNTVSEAGITGIILTNTTITRNNLKEKINEAGGLSGKPLKKMADEVLQKFHKLNTDNKLILVGVGGVFTKDHYDKKISNGASLVQIYTGMIYEGPGIVKKLLN; translated from the coding sequence ATGTATAAAATAATAATACGACCAATATTATTTTTATTTGACTCTGAAAAAGTTCATAACTTTACTTTAAGCTTTGTATCGAAGTTTACATTTTTACATCCGCTCTTTAAAATATTTTCCGGAAGCAATAAAACTGAACCGGTAAATATAAACGGACTTGTTTTCATAAACCGATTGGGACTTGCTGCGGGATTTGATAAGAACGCAGTAGCATTACGATTCTGGAATGCGCTCGGACTTTCTCATGCAGAAATCGGTACAGTTACTCCGCTTCCGCAGAGCGGAAGCGAGAAGCTAAGACTCTTCAGGCTCAAAAAAGATTTTGGTATTATAAATCGCATGGGCTTTAACAACAAAGGAGCCGATGAAATAAGAAAGAACATACTTGCTTCGAAGAAATATCTTTCAAAAGATTTTATCGTAGGAGTAAATATAGGGAAGAATAAAAACACTCCAAACGAAGAAGCCGTGAATGATTATATTACGTGTTTCAAAAAAATGTATGGCGTTGCTGATTACTTTACGATTAACATCTCTTCTCCCAATACAAAAGGACTACGAGAACTGCAGGAAGAAGAGAGTCTGAAAGATCTGCTTACTAAAATTAAAAATCTGAACAAGTCACTTTCCGAATTTAAAGATGAAAAAAACATCTTTGTAAAAATTGCTCCCGATATAAATGATGAACAGATAAGAATTATTTATAACACAGTCAGTGAAGCCGGTATCACAGGTATCATATTAACGAACACTACGATTACAAGAAACAATCTCAAAGAAAAAATCAACGAAGCAGGCGGACTAAGCGGCAAGCCGCTTAAAAAAATGGCAGATGAAGTTTTACAAAAATTTCATAAATTAAATACTGATAACAAACTTATTCTAGTCGGAGTCGGCGGCGTGTTTACTAAAGATCATTATGATAAAAAAATAAGTAACGGTGCATCATTGGTGCAGATCTATACGGGAATGATTTACGAAGGTCCCGGTATTGTCAAAAAACTATTAAATTAA
- a CDS encoding MFS transporter, producing the protein MSEFRFYLLARLSMMLATQMQAVIVGWQIYEITKDPFSLGLIGLAEAIPSLSVSLYAGHVADRNDRKKIVLFASLVMLICSVALLIISANISPALVNNKLYLIYGVIFLSGLGRGFISPANFAFLAQIIPRQLYPKAVSWSSTNWQIGAVAGPALGGLIYGFFGVVASYSTDVILTTVSIIFVLLIKKKPLPVYDIAESLKESIFAGVRFVFQNKFILSAITLDLFAVLFGGAVALLPVFAAEILKIGPQGLGALRAAPAFGAVVMGLIMARRPLTHNAGRNLLVTVFGFGLCMLTFGLSTNFYLSIFALAMSGAFDQVSVVIRALIMQLETPENMKGRVSSVDSIFIGSSNEIGAFESGFAAKLLGTVPSVIFGGCMTLIVVVLVALKFPNLRKLKL; encoded by the coding sequence ATTTCCGAGTTCAGATTTTATCTTCTCGCCCGCTTAAGCATGATGCTTGCAACACAAATGCAGGCAGTTATAGTCGGATGGCAGATTTACGAAATCACAAAAGACCCGTTTTCACTGGGACTTATCGGACTCGCAGAGGCAATTCCATCGCTCTCAGTTTCTTTATATGCAGGTCACGTTGCCGATAGAAACGACAGAAAAAAAATCGTTCTCTTCGCATCACTCGTTATGCTTATATGCTCCGTTGCTTTGTTAATTATTTCCGCAAATATTTCACCTGCATTAGTTAATAATAAACTTTATTTAATTTACGGAGTAATATTTTTAAGCGGACTTGGCAGAGGATTTATAAGCCCCGCAAACTTTGCATTCCTTGCGCAGATTATCCCAAGACAGCTTTACCCTAAAGCAGTTTCATGGAGCTCAACAAACTGGCAGATCGGCGCAGTTGCAGGTCCGGCACTTGGCGGACTTATTTACGGTTTCTTCGGAGTCGTCGCTTCATATTCAACAGATGTAATTCTTACAACCGTATCTATAATTTTTGTTCTTCTTATAAAAAAGAAACCGTTACCAGTTTACGATATTGCCGAATCACTTAAAGAAAGTATTTTTGCCGGAGTAAGATTTGTATTTCAAAATAAATTTATACTCAGCGCTATTACATTAGACTTATTTGCAGTTTTATTCGGCGGAGCAGTTGCATTGCTGCCCGTATTCGCTGCAGAAATTTTAAAAATCGGACCACAGGGACTTGGTGCATTAAGAGCTGCTCCTGCATTCGGCGCAGTTGTAATGGGACTCATAATGGCACGAAGACCTTTAACTCACAATGCAGGAAGAAATTTACTCGTTACAGTTTTTGGATTTGGGTTGTGCATGCTTACGTTCGGGCTCTCAACAAATTTTTATTTATCAATATTCGCGCTTGCTATGAGCGGAGCGTTTGACCAGGTCAGTGTTGTAATCCGCGCATTAATAATGCAGCTTGAAACTCCTGAAAATATGAAAGGAAGAGTTTCGTCAGTCGATAGCATTTTCATCGGTTCATCTAATGAAATCGGTGCGTTTGAATCAGGCTTTGCAGCAAAGTTACTGGGCACAGTTCCTTCAGTTATTTTTGGAGGATGCATGACATTAATTGTAGTCGTTTTAGTCGCTTTGAAATTCCCGAATCTGCGAAAACTAAAGCTGTAA
- a CDS encoding rhomboid family intramembrane serine protease, giving the protein MNSPVTFTLLFANIAISLWAFYSNPIYFERFSEWPYQIIHEKRYYQVLTSAFLHANFMHLFFNMLALFSFGVFLETVFRNSFGEIYGSLYFFIIYFVSLFLGSLLTVVFNYKNPMYVAVGASGAVSGVVFAYVILFPMNTIGVFFVPMPAFIFAFIYIGASIWGMKSKFGNIGHEAHLGGAIGGVISTIILIPDAPRIFLANFGIQI; this is encoded by the coding sequence ATGAATTCTCCCGTAACGTTTACATTACTCTTTGCAAATATTGCTATATCTCTGTGGGCATTTTACAGCAACCCTATTTACTTCGAAAGATTTTCAGAATGGCCTTACCAGATAATTCACGAAAAAAGATATTACCAGGTTCTTACTTCTGCGTTCCTGCACGCTAACTTCATGCATTTATTTTTTAATATGCTGGCGCTCTTTTCGTTTGGAGTTTTTCTGGAAACGGTTTTCAGAAACAGCTTCGGTGAAATTTACGGCAGTCTATACTTCTTTATTATTTATTTCGTCAGCTTATTCCTGGGTTCACTGCTTACAGTTGTCTTCAATTATAAAAATCCTATGTATGTTGCAGTCGGCGCATCAGGCGCTGTATCGGGAGTGGTATTTGCTTACGTAATTCTTTTCCCTATGAATACTATCGGAGTCTTCTTCGTCCCCATGCCTGCATTTATTTTTGCTTTCATTTACATCGGAGCATCCATCTGGGGTATGAAAAGCAAGTTCGGAAACATAGGACATGAAGCTCACTTAGGCGGAGCAATTGGCGGGGTGATATCCACCATTATCCTCATTCCCGATGCACCAAGAATTTTTCTTGCAAACTTCGGAATTCAGATTTAA
- the recA gene encoding recombinase RecA — MAEDNSMKLRSLEIAMEQIEKDHGKGAVMKLGDKPIAKLEAISTGSISLDSALGIGGVPRGRIIEIYGPESSGKTTVCLHIIAEAMRNGGLAAFIDTEHALDTGYAQKLGVDVGNLLISQPEYGEQALEICETLVRSNALDVIVVDSVAALTPRAEIEGEMGDAVMGMQARLMSQALRKLTAAVSKSNVVLIFTNQLRDKIGVMFGSPETTTGGKALKFYASIRMDIRRIAAIKDGTDVVGNRTKVKIVKNKVAPPFKEVEFDIMYNEGISKMGDLVDFAVNKEIIKKGGAWFTYGEMRMQGKEGVKKALMEDRETLKKLYAEVKLAAGITDNASNGVPESNGSAKKAKDENKEEVKEKAKK; from the coding sequence ATGGCTGAAGATAATAGCATGAAATTGCGCTCTCTTGAAATCGCAATGGAGCAAATCGAAAAAGATCACGGTAAAGGCGCTGTGATGAAACTCGGCGATAAACCGATTGCAAAGCTTGAAGCTATTTCTACCGGTTCAATTTCGCTCGACTCTGCATTAGGAATCGGCGGAGTACCAAGAGGAAGAATTATTGAGATTTACGGACCTGAATCTTCAGGTAAAACCACAGTTTGTCTTCACATCATTGCTGAGGCAATGAGAAACGGCGGACTTGCTGCATTCATCGATACAGAACATGCTCTCGATACAGGTTATGCGCAGAAACTTGGAGTTGATGTCGGAAACCTTTTAATATCTCAGCCGGAATACGGCGAGCAGGCATTGGAAATCTGTGAAACACTTGTAAGAAGTAATGCATTGGATGTGATTGTAGTTGACTCAGTTGCAGCACTTACACCAAGAGCTGAAATTGAAGGCGAGATGGGTGATGCAGTTATGGGTATGCAGGCAAGACTGATGTCACAGGCATTGAGAAAATTAACAGCGGCTGTTTCAAAATCAAATGTAGTTCTGATTTTTACAAATCAGCTCAGAGATAAAATCGGAGTTATGTTCGGAAGTCCCGAAACAACTACCGGAGGTAAAGCGCTTAAGTTCTACGCATCTATCAGAATGGATATCAGAAGAATTGCTGCTATCAAAGACGGTACTGATGTAGTCGGTAACAGAACGAAAGTGAAAATTGTAAAGAATAAAGTTGCTCCGCCGTTCAAAGAAGTTGAATTCGATATCATGTACAACGAAGGAATTTCCAAGATGGGTGACTTAGTTGACTTCGCAGTGAACAAAGAAATTATCAAAAAAGGCGGCGCATGGTTTACATACGGCGAAATGAGAATGCAGGGTAAAGAAGGCGTGAAGAAAGCATTGATGGAAGACAGAGAAACATTGAAGAAATTATATGCTGAGGTAAAATTAGCTGCAGGAATAACTGATAACGCTTCTAACGGAGTGCCGGAATCAAACGGCTCTGCCAAGAAAGCTAAAGATGAAAACAAAGAAGAAGTAAAAGAGAAAGCCAAGAAGTAA
- a CDS encoding FAD-dependent monooxygenase: MGNKITLVGAGLAGSLLAVYLAKKGFEVNVYERRSDMRKGPVERGRSINLALSTRGIHALKEIGLYDEIKKIAIPMYGRMMHPVEGELMFQRYGKDDSEYINSVSRSTLNMKLMDLAEQYSNIKIHFNQRCTGMNFESGECHFTNDLTNENYFVTSDTIIGTDGSASALRIDMLKLPRFDFSQEYLLHGYKELNIPPGANGSFQMEKNALHIWPRGTFMLIALPNLDGSFTCTLFHPFDGEEGLNNLNTKEKVLTFFKKYFPDSISLVENLEESFFANPTGNLMTVRCGPWYYKDKVALLGDACHAIVPFFGQGMNAAFEDCTVLNECIEKYGDDWNKVYPEYYNLRKVNTDAIADLALENFIEMRDKVADKRFLLNKKIEAELFKRFPETFVPKYSMVTFYRFPYSTALNRGNTQQEILDKLSEGKTTIEEIDFSMGEKLVQEKLSKII, encoded by the coding sequence TTGGGAAATAAAATTACACTTGTCGGCGCTGGACTTGCCGGCTCACTGCTTGCAGTCTATCTTGCAAAAAAAGGATTTGAAGTTAACGTATACGAAAGACGTTCGGATATGCGCAAGGGTCCCGTTGAACGCGGCCGCTCGATAAATCTTGCTTTATCAACAAGAGGAATTCATGCGCTTAAAGAAATCGGATTGTATGACGAGATAAAAAAAATAGCAATCCCTATGTACGGAAGGATGATGCATCCGGTTGAAGGCGAGCTTATGTTTCAGCGATACGGAAAAGATGACAGCGAATATATAAACTCTGTTTCACGTTCGACCTTGAACATGAAGCTGATGGATTTAGCCGAACAGTATTCAAATATAAAAATCCATTTTAATCAGAGATGTACGGGAATGAATTTTGAATCAGGTGAATGTCATTTCACTAATGATTTAACCAATGAAAACTATTTCGTCACATCTGATACTATAATTGGAACAGACGGCTCTGCCTCTGCATTGAGAATAGATATGCTTAAGCTGCCGCGATTTGATTTTTCACAGGAGTATCTTCTGCACGGCTATAAGGAGTTAAACATTCCTCCCGGAGCAAACGGTTCTTTTCAGATGGAGAAGAATGCGCTGCACATCTGGCCAAGAGGAACGTTTATGTTAATTGCTCTGCCGAATCTTGACGGAAGTTTTACATGCACTTTGTTTCATCCATTTGACGGAGAAGAAGGACTGAACAATTTAAACACAAAAGAGAAAGTTTTAACATTCTTTAAAAAGTATTTCCCTGATTCAATTTCATTGGTTGAAAATCTTGAAGAGAGTTTCTTTGCAAATCCCACAGGGAATTTAATGACGGTCCGTTGCGGTCCCTGGTATTACAAAGATAAAGTCGCTTTGCTGGGAGACGCCTGCCATGCAATCGTTCCGTTCTTCGGGCAGGGAATGAACGCTGCATTCGAAGACTGCACTGTGCTGAATGAATGTATTGAGAAATACGGAGATGACTGGAATAAAGTATATCCTGAATATTATAACTTAAGAAAAGTAAACACCGATGCCATAGCTGATTTAGCGCTTGAAAATTTTATCGAGATGAGAGATAAGGTTGCAGATAAAAGATTTTTGCTGAATAAAAAAATTGAAGCAGAGTTGTTTAAAAGATTTCCGGAAACTTTTGTTCCTAAATATTCAATGGTTACGTTCTACAGATTTCCGTATTCAACAGCACTGAACAGAGGAAATACTCAGCAGGAAATATTAGATAAACTGAGCGAAGGAAAAACTACGATTGAAGAAATTGATTTTTCTATGGGAGAAAAATTAGTACAGGAAAAACTTTCTAAGATAATTTAA
- a CDS encoding serine hydrolase: protein MKIFKKFNLLLLIFLLTASFAFSQGKTNEEKLKDLDTLINQFLKDWKVPGVGISIVKNGKVVLAKGYGYRDVEGKLPVTENTLFSIGSCTKAFTAIDNCILVGKGELNLDKPVINYMPTFKMYDEYVTQHMTARDLMTHRSGLPRHDLMWYGSDLSRMELFNRLRFLEPSAGFREKFQYQNLMYMTAGILVEAISKDTWENFTKQNILIPLEMNNTNFSTFDSRATTDFAKPYREEKDKVKLIDFRDIQSVGPAGCINSNAKDMANWVIMHLNYGKFNGKKIVDEEMVITAHSPQIVTPGTPSKELFYGSYGLGWGINQYRDHLRLEHGGNIDGFSANVCLMPTDSLGIVILTNMDNTVLPSVVRNSIIDRMLELDPIDWNGRLLGMQKNDEGTQKPEEQKDPNQVENTTPSHPLVDYVGSFENEAYGTMKIELKNDNLLIDYHTFKIPLAHYHYDYFKSTSEDMPPMLVNFTIDEKGKVSKVYAQLEQGVKDIEFKKVPEFKDNSYAYEKYTGDYDLQGAVAKVSVKNNVLKLFIPGQPEYDLVPSGDNNFDIKDLKGYSVTFNMSDGKAAEIQFNQPNGVFKAKKK from the coding sequence ATGAAAATATTTAAGAAATTTAACCTTCTTCTGTTAATCTTTTTATTAACTGCATCTTTTGCTTTTTCGCAGGGAAAAACCAATGAAGAAAAATTAAAAGATTTAGATACTTTAATAAATCAGTTTCTCAAAGACTGGAAAGTTCCGGGCGTTGGCATCTCAATTGTAAAAAACGGAAAAGTTGTTTTAGCAAAGGGCTACGGCTACCGAGATGTTGAGGGCAAACTTCCCGTTACTGAAAATACATTGTTCTCAATCGGTTCATGCACAAAAGCATTCACTGCTATTGATAACTGTATATTGGTCGGAAAGGGCGAGCTTAATCTAGATAAGCCCGTCATCAACTACATGCCGACATTCAAAATGTACGATGAGTATGTTACACAGCATATGACTGCGAGAGATTTAATGACACACCGTTCAGGATTACCGAGACACGACTTAATGTGGTACGGTTCGGATTTATCCCGCATGGAATTGTTTAACCGACTCAGATTTCTTGAACCCTCAGCAGGATTCAGAGAAAAATTTCAGTATCAGAACCTTATGTACATGACTGCAGGAATTTTAGTGGAAGCAATTTCAAAAGATACATGGGAAAATTTTACAAAGCAGAACATTCTTATTCCTCTTGAAATGAATAACACTAATTTTTCTACTTTCGATTCAAGAGCCACTACCGATTTTGCGAAACCATACAGAGAAGAAAAAGATAAAGTAAAACTTATTGACTTCAGAGATATACAATCAGTCGGTCCTGCCGGATGCATAAACTCAAATGCAAAAGATATGGCTAACTGGGTAATTATGCATCTTAACTACGGAAAATTTAACGGCAAAAAAATTGTTGATGAAGAAATGGTTATCACTGCGCACTCACCGCAAATTGTTACTCCGGGTACTCCAAGCAAAGAACTTTTTTACGGAAGCTACGGACTTGGCTGGGGAATAAATCAATACAGGGACCATTTAAGATTAGAGCACGGCGGAAACATTGACGGTTTCTCCGCGAACGTTTGCTTAATGCCAACTGACTCGCTCGGTATTGTAATACTTACAAACATGGATAACACTGTACTGCCCAGCGTTGTAAGAAACTCTATTATAGATAGAATGCTTGAGCTTGACCCGATTGACTGGAACGGCAGATTGCTCGGAATGCAAAAAAATGATGAGGGTACACAAAAACCCGAAGAGCAAAAAGATCCGAATCAGGTTGAGAACACAACGCCTTCACATCCCTTAGTTGATTACGTTGGAAGTTTTGAAAATGAAGCATACGGCACAATGAAAATTGAATTGAAGAATGATAATTTGTTGATAGATTATCATACTTTTAAAATTCCATTAGCGCATTATCATTACGATTATTTTAAATCAACAAGTGAAGATATGCCGCCAATGCTTGTGAACTTTACAATCGATGAGAAAGGCAAAGTCTCCAAAGTTTATGCTCAGCTTGAGCAGGGTGTAAAAGATATTGAGTTCAAAAAAGTCCCTGAGTTTAAAGATAACTCGTACGCTTATGAAAAATATACAGGCGACTATGATTTGCAGGGCGCAGTTGCAAAAGTAAGTGTTAAGAATAATGTTTTAAAATTGTTTATTCCGGGACAGCCTGAGTATGATTTAGTCCCTTCCGGTGATAATAACTTTGATATAAAAGATCTGAAAGGATACTCAGTTACATTTAATATGAGTGACGGCAAGGCTGCTGAGATACAATTCAATCAGCCGAACGGAGTATTTAAGGCCAAGAAGAAATAA